TCGCGCGTTGTTGGATCAAGGATccaattttagttttatttcggAAGCATTGTGCCAAACGATCCGAAAAAGAAGGCAACGAGCCGATTTGCAAATTAAAGGATTCGGTGAGAAATATACCGGCGCTGCGAAGTCACGAGTGTCTTTGCGATTGACCGTGTAAGAAATCGAATCCCACGTTTCCGATTACCGCGTACGTGTTTCAAAGAATCACGTCGTACGCCGCGTCGCGAATTCAGCCTGTTGACTCGTGGCCGCATTTGCAAGGCCTTTCTCTCGCGGATCCGGATCCGTCAAGCAATCATCAAATTCATATGCTGATTGGGGCGGACGTTTACGGATCGCTTTTGATGCGCGATTTGCGGCAGGGACCCCTCGGAACTCCCACCGCTCAATTAACCGCTCTCGGATGGGTAATTTCCGGCCCTACGGGAAAAAACAGACAAACTTCTAAGGAAGCAGCCGTGTTAAATTGCGTCCTCGCTGAAGACATTAACTCGCTTCTTCAAAGGTTTTGGGAAGACGAGGAAATTTCGTCGAATTCTCCTCTCACGGTAGAGGAAGAAAAGTGTGAACGGCATTTCGTCAAGACACATAGTCGTTCTTCCGACGGAAGATATGTAGTTCGACTACCGTTCAAACGCGATCCACCGATAGATATCGGGGAATCGTTATCCATCGCGAGTTCCTTGTATGACCGCATGGAAGGAAAATTACGTAATCGGTCCGAAATTCACTCTCAATATACTGAATTTCTCGCAGAGTACGAATCTCTAGGACACATGACTCGAGTGAGCGAGtcggaaaaaacaaaatttttgccGGTTTACATCCCGCACCATCCGGTGCTGCGGGAAACCAGTTGTACTACGAAGTTGCGCGTAGTTTTCAACGCCTCGTGCAAAACACGGAACAGCACGACGTTGAATGACCACTTGTTAATCGGGCCTAAATTACAGCAGGACCTTCCTGCTGTTCTTTCACGTTGGCGTAAATGGCGCCACGTCTATACGGCGGACATCGCTAAGATGTTCCGCCAAATTCGCGTACATTCTGAAGATGTCGATTTTCAGAGAATTCTTTGGCGTCCAACGGAAGACGCACCGGTCGAACACTTTCGACTTTTAACCGTTACATACGGTCTTGCTCCGGCTCCGTATCTCGCGATGCGCGTTCTCAAACAGCTCGCTCTTGATGAGGGTTTCAACTATCCCGCCGCGGTTCCGATTCTGAACGAATCGATTTATGTAGACGACACTTTGTTTGGCGCCGACGACATGAATTCACTTAACGATACGCGAATTCAATTAATTGAGTTAATGAGGAGAGGAGGATTTCAACTCCGAAAGTGGGCATCGAATACGAGTGCGCTTCTCAGTGATCTTTCGCACGATCAACCGGAAGTCACCGACCATCTCATATTGCAGGATGAGTCTCTTAAAGTGCTCGGACTTTCGTGGATTCCTCTCGAGGATTCCTTTCGCCTCATTGTCAATTCGATCAAACCCGTTGCTCCCACGAAACGTACTATCTTTTCGTTCGTGGCGAAATTATACGACCCGCTCGGTTGGGCCGCTCCCGTCGTAATTATCGCGAAAATTCTTTTGCAAGAGCTGTGGCTTTCGCGATGCGATTGGGATACGCGCATCCCCGACGAGTTAGAACAACGGTGGCATGACTTTGTCTcggattttaataaattagagaaaattaGAATTCCGCGATGGACAGGTCAAAATCCAGATAAGATAGTGATTGAAATCCACGGATTTGCCGACGCGTCAAATCGAGCGTATGCCGCGGTAGTATATCTCCGCGTCTTTCATTCGTTGTCGGATTTTACAATTAGTTTGATCGCTGCCAAAACAAAGGTCGCTCCGGTAAAAACCGTGAGCATTCCGCGACTTGAGTTAAACGCCGTCGTGCTGTTAAGTCGCCTAATAAAGTGGACGATTAATTcgttaaatttgataaaaactcCGATTTATGGTTGGACGGATTCAACAATTGCGCTGGCATGGCTACGCCAGCATCCCTCTAAGTGGACCACGTATGTGGCCAACCGGGTATCGGAGGTACAAAATAACTTGCCATCTGCAAGATGGTATCACGTGCCGTCGAGAGACAATCCAGCGGATTGTGCGTCTCGAGGCTTGTCAGCGTCCGAATTAATCTCACATCCTCTGTGGTGGACCGGGCCACCCTGGCTTCGAGAGCCTTCAACGTCTTGGCCGATCCATGACGTTACTGCTCCACTCTCCATGGATGCAGTACAGAAAATATCTAGCGAGCAACGAAAAACCACTGTCCTTCACATTGAGGGATCAGACGAGTGGGATTTGCTCTATAAATTCTCGAGTTGGACAAAGCTGATAAGAGTGACTGCTTACGTGTGCAGATTTCTCgcgttaattaataagaaaaggaAAGTTAATTTCAACTCAACATCGTCGCTGAGTGTCGACGAGCTTACAAAAGCAGAATTATTCTGGCTGTCGTATGTACAAAAGAGAGCTTTTGATTCCGAAATCAAAGCACTGAAGAAAGACAGTAGTTTCTAAGAAAAGTTCACTTAGAACTTTAACTCCATTCGTTGGTGAGGATGCGGTACTCCGCCTTGGCGGGCGGTTAAAAAATGCTGCTCTCGCTTACGATGAGCAACATCCTATTTTAGTACCGCGAGGACGAGTCTCGTATCTTTTAATCGCTCAGGCTCACAAACAAACTCTTCACGGTGGAGTTCAATTAGTGTTGCGTACTCTCCGACAGAGATATTGGTTGCTGGGAGGCCGAAattcagtaaaaaattatataaagcaaTGCGTCTCGTGTATACGATATTCAGCTAAAGTATCGAGTCAGCTGATGGGGGATTTGCCTTCTCCTCGCGTGCAACCGTCGTCGCCGTTTACTCATACGGGCGTGGACTACGCTGGTCCTTTTTTAATTACGCCTTTTGTAGGAAGAGGACAGAGGACACGAAAAAGTTACGTGGCCCTATTCGTTTGTCTAGTTACCAAGGCTATCCACGTGGAGCTAGTGGAGGATTGCTCCAGTGCTGGATTTCTTGCTGCCTTTCGGCGATTCACGAGCCGACGAGGCTTACCGTGTAAATTATACTCCGATAACGGAACTAACTTTCACGGCGCAGAAAAGGAATTGAACTGCGCATTCGAAGCACTCATGAAAGATTCGTCTCTACGCGACGTTCTTGCCAATGACAAAATTGAATGGCATTTCATCCCGTCCGCGGCTCCTCATTTTGGAGGACTTTGGGAGGCAGGCGTGAAAAGCCTCAAATCGCACCTGAAGCGGATAGCCGGTTCGCGTACCCTGTCGCAGGCTGAATTCGCTACGCTCCTATGCCAGATCGAGGCATGTCTAAACTCGCGACCGATTGCGGCTCTTAGCGACGACCCGGGCGATCTGTTCGCGCTC
The window above is part of the Linepithema humile isolate Giens D197 chromosome 8, Lhum_UNIL_v1.0, whole genome shotgun sequence genome. Proteins encoded here:
- the LOC137001680 gene encoding uncharacterized protein; its protein translation is MSEVKDLLIVQIDTIAQLKRALVNFKKLAKANVTLPRTQRRMDELTSLWASCKELHIKLLQSTTPEEKKTVAYFVDEEFLLAEEVYDETADILSDTITSDNAAVASVQTIKPPSIESPTVLLATAWVDVHTVEGRSFKVRALLDQGSNFSFISEALCQTIRKRRQRADLQIKGFGEKYTGAAKSRVSLRLTVITSYAASRIQPVDSWPHLQGLSLADPDPSSNHQIHMLIGADVYGSLLMRDLRQGPLGTPTAQLTALGWVISGPTGKNRQTSKEAAVLNCVLAEDINSLLQRFWEDEEISSNSPLTVEEEKCERHFVKTHSRSSDGRYVVRLPFKRDPPIDIGESLSIASSLYDRMEGKLRNRSEIHSQYTEFLAEYESLGHMTRVSESEKTKFLPVYIPHHPVLRETSCTTKLRVVFNASCKTRNSTTLNDHLLIGPKLQQDLPAVLSRWRKWRHVYTADIAKMFRQIRVHSEDVDFQRILWRPTEDAPVEHFRLLTVTYGLAPAPYLAMRVLKQLALDEGFNYPAAVPILNESIYVDDTLFGADDMNSLNDTRIQLIELMRRGGFQLRKWASNTSALLSDLSHDQPEVTDHLILQDESLKVLGLSWIPLEDSFRLIVNSIKPVAPTKLTKAIHVELVEDCSSAGFLAAFRRFTSRRGLPCKLYSDNGTNFHGAEKELNCAFEALMKDSSLRDVLANDKIEWHFIPSAAPHFGGLWEAGVKSLKSHLKRIAGSRTLSQAEFATLLCQIEACLNSRPIAALSDDPGDLFALTPGHFLIGRLIVAIPEESPQTSQVTQQRTSPGGPADGAEDSEDAASGRAGIREESLFGVSCTSEDQFQNASDDAENAEDAENAEDADYCKPPLG